GATGCGGCCGTAACGCTGCTTCATCATCGGGCGGATCACGGTACGGCTCATGCGAAACACGGCCTTGAGGTTGGTGTCGAGCACCGCATCCCAGTCGTCGTCCTTCAGACGCATGGCCAGCATGTCACGGGTGATGCCAGCATTGTTCACCAGCACCTGAACGCCGCCATGGGCCTTGACGATCTCATCGACCAGCGCCTCGCCAGCAGCGGCATTGTTCACATCCAGTGTCGCACCCCGGCACCCCGCCGCCGAGCCGGCCACGCCGGACAGCGCCGCGGTGATCTTGGCCGCCCCCTGGTCGCTGGTGGCGGTCCCGATCACGATCAGACCACGCGCAGCGAGCTCATGGGCAATCGCCGCACCGATACCGCGCGAAGCACCTGTCACCAGGGCCACCTGGCCCGCAAAGTTCACTTCAGACATGGTTTCGCTCCGTGGTTCAGGCCAAAAGGGTTCGCACATCGGCCAGCGTGGCCGGATCGTAGAGAGAGACACCGCTCAACTCGGCGTCGATGCGCTTGACCATACCGGCCAACACCTTGCCCGGCCCGCACTCCACCAGAGTCGTGATGCCTTGATCCTTGATGGCGCGCACGCACTCCACCCAACGCACCGGGCCAAAGGCCTGGCGATACAAGGCGTCGCGAATCGCTTCGACGTGGGTCACCACCGACACATCGATGTTGTTGATCACCGGTATCTGCGGTGCAGCCATCGACGTGGCGGCGAGCTTTTCTCGCAACTTCTCTGCCGCCGGCTTCATCAGACTGGAATGGAACGGAGCCGAAACCGGCAACAGCAAGGCACGCTTGGCACCGTGGGCCTTGAGCACCTCGCAGGCTTTGTCGACCGCTGCCTTACTGCCTGCGATCACGGTTTGCGCCGGATCGTTGAAGTTGACCGCCTCGACCACTTCGACACTGCCCGCACCGAACGTCGCCTGAGCCTCGGCACAACCGGTGATGACTTTTGCGGAATCCAACCCCAGGATGGCGGCCATGGCTCCCGTGCCGACCGGCACGGCTTCCTGCATGGCTGCGGCGCGAAACCGCACCAGCGGCGCAGCCTGCGCCAGCGTCAGCACACCGGAGGCCACCAGCGCCGAGTACTCACCCAGCGAATGCCCCGCCATCACAGAAGGCAATGCCCCGCCCTCGGCACGCCAGACGCGCCATGCCGCCACACCCGCCACCAGCATCACCGGCTGGGTATTGGTGGTCAGGGCCAGCGCGTCCTTCGGCCCTTCCTTGATCAAACGGGCGACATCTTCACCCAAGGCATCGGACGCCTCCCGCAACGTCTCCAGCATCGCCGGATGTTCGCCCCAAGCGTCCATCATGCCAACGGACTGCGAACCCTGACCCGGAAAAACAAAAGCAAACTTCTTCATGGAATATGGAATCACTCGTTGGCAAAAATGGTCGTGGCTCAAAGGTCCAGCAAGACCGCACCCCAGGTGAACCCGCCGCCCACGCCCTCGAGCAGGAGGGTGTCGCCCTTTTTCACCTGTCCGCCGCGCACCGCGTGGTCCAACGCCAGCGGAATGGAGGCCGCCGAGGTGTTGCCATGCTCGTCAACCGTGACCACCACCTTGTCCATCGACAACTTCAGTTTTCTCGCCGTGCTCTGCATGATGCGGATGTTGGCTTGGTGGGGAACCAGCCAGTCGATATCGGCAGCGGTCTTGCCGGCTTTGTCTAGAACCGCGCGAGCGGTGTCTTCAAGCACGCCAACAGCCAGCTTGAAAACCGCCTGACCATCCATCTTGAGCAAAGGGTCGCCGAGCACACTGCCACCCGACACATGACCCGGGACGCACAGAATGCCGGTGTGTTTGCCATCGGCATGGATGTCGGTGGACAGGATGCCCGGCGTCTCGCTGGCTTCCAGCACCACCGCCCCGGCACCATCACCAAACAGCACGCATGTGGTGCGGTCGTTGAAATCCAGAATGCGGCTGAACACCTCGGCGCCCACAACCAGCGCTTTGTGGGCGCTCCCGGTCCGGATCAAGGCATCCGCAACCGTCAGGGCATAGATGAAACCGCTGCACACCGCCTGCACGTCAAACACCGGGCAACCGGCAATGCCCAGCTTGTGCTGCAAGATGGCCGCCGTGGACGGGAACACCATGTCAGGCGTGGACGTCGCCACGATGATCAGGTCAATATCCCCGGAGGCAACACCAGCCGCTGACATGGCCCGACGGCACGCGTCGGCTGCGAGATCGCTGGCAAAGACACCTTCGGCAGCAAAATGGCGCGCCCGGATGCCGGTGCGCTCCACGATCCATTGGTCGCTGGTCTCGACCCCGCGCCGTGCCAACAACTCAACCATATCGGCATTGCTCAGGCGCTGTGGTGGCAGGCTGCTGCCGGTGCCGGTGATGCGGGCGAAGCGTGTCATGCAGAAGTGAGGACTGTATTAGAGGGTGGAAATGCTTTTGAACTCGCCGGACGCCGACCCCGCCGCGATCAGAGGGGCAGCATGGGCGATGCGCTCGCGCACGTTGTCGAGCAAATTGTTGTGGGCCGCATCATAAGCCCGGCACAGAGCCTGCTCAAACGCGAAGGCGTCGGCCGAGCCATGGCTCTTGAACACCAACCCCCGCAACCCCAACAGGGCAGCCCCGTTGTAGCGGCGATAGTCAGCACGTTTTTTAAAGGCTGATAACACCGGATAAGCACAGATAGCCGCCAATTTCGTCAACCAACTGCGAGAGAACTCGTCTTTGATGAAGCCTGCGAGCATGGTGGCCACGCCTTCGCTGGCCTTGAGAGCCACGTTGCCAACAAAACCGTCGCACACCACGATATCGGTCGTGCCCTTGAAGATATCGTTTCCCTCGACATTTCCAAAGAAGTTCAAATCACCCATGCTGGCCGCATTACGCAGCAGAACGCCGGTCTTTTTGATGATTTCACTGCCTTTGATGATTTCTCCGCCCACATTGAGCAGCCCCACGGTGGGCTCCGGCCGCCCGGTGATCGCCACCACCAGGGCCGAGCCCATCACCGCGAACTGCAACAGGTGCTCAGGGGTGCAGTCAACGTTGGCGCCGAGATCGAGCACGGTGGTGGCCCCGCCACGGGCATTGGGCAACTGGGAGGCAATGGCCGGGCGATCAATGCCATCCAATGTCTTGAGCACATAACGGGCGATCGCCATGAGCGCCCCCGTATTGCCGGCCGACACGACCGCCTGAGCCGCACCATCCTTCACCTGCTGGATCGCCACCCGCATGGAAGAGTCTTTTTTGCGGCGCAGCGCCACCTCCACCGGATCGTCCATGGCCACCACCTCGCTGGCGGCAATCACGCGACAGCGCGCATCACCCAACACCTGCGGCCACGGTGCAAAGTCGTCGGGCTTTCCCACCAACAGCAACCGTGCCTGCGGATGACTCGCCAAAAAAGCTGCACAGGCTGGCAGGGTGGCCGCCGGACCAACATCCCCACCCATGCAATCCACAGCAACGGTGATCATGACAACATCCTGGTGGTGGCACTCACGGCACCACAACAATGAAAAAAGCCCGCATGGAGCATGCGGGCCTGCGCCTGGATAGGCTTCCAACCCCCGATCGCGACACCGCGGCGAGGGCTGGAGCAGCCCGTCACATCAGGCTTCGGACTTGTTCTTCAGCACCTGGCGGCCACGGTAAAACCCGTTGGGGCTGATGTGGTGGCGCAGATGAACTTCACCGGTGGTGGGTTCCACGGCAATGCCGGGCACGTTCAGCGCATTGTGCGAACGGTGCATGCCACGCTTGGAAGGGGATTTTTTGTTTTGCTGAACGGCCATGGTGGGCTCCTGAAATCGGTTGGGGTCAAACGGGGTGGCAAATGGGGTGGCCAACATGCCAAAACACCCAATCAACCAGCTGAGACAGCTATCGTGCGCCTGACCCGAGTACACAAACGTACAAATGGATGTGAGCGCAAAGCCAAGCATTATAGCCCGAAGGCGGCCAGGGGTCAAAGGCCCTTGATCTTGGCGCGGCTTCCGGTCGAGGCGGCGACACCCCGGGTGCACATCACTTTTTCAGCCGAGCCAGCTCGGCAAAGGGATTTTTCCGCTCCGGCTCCTCATCGGTCGCAGCAACCGCCGGGTCCGCCACTTGCATGACCACAGGCACCGGACAGGTTTCGTGCATGGGCACCAAGGGCAGCTCCATCAGCAATTCGTCTTCCAGCAGCTCGTACAGACTCGGGCGAGGCTCCAGGGCAAGCACGTCTTCATCGCAATCGTCGTCTTCGGCACTGGCGGTGGCTTCATCCACCACAAAACGAAACCAGCGGTCAACGGTCAATGGCACATCCACGGGTCCCAGGCAACGTTGACAGGTTAGCGACACCGCTGCATCGGCTTGCAGATGCAGCCAGACAGCCGGCGCACCACCCGTGGCATGGGGGCGAAGCTCACCTTGCGCCCGCCACCGAACCCGCTGGGCCGGCACCTGATCTGCCATTCCATGTTGCTCGTCACTCAGGCGCTCGAACCGGGTCAGCGGATCATCGATCTGGAGATGGGCGCCCGCCTGGGCAAAGGCACGCACGTCCAGCCGATCGGCATTCCATGCCATTTTGGGATTCGCTTTCATCCCGGCAGTGTAAAAGAATGCAGGGAGAATACCGGCATGTCCTCGCATCGCCCCATCCCTCCTGCCCAAGCCTCCCGCCCCCTCGTCCTCGGCTCCACATCCCGCTACCGGCGCGAGTTGCTCGCGCGCCTCGGGTTGCCTTTCGATGTCGCCA
This Hydrogenophaga taeniospiralis DNA region includes the following protein-coding sequences:
- the fabG gene encoding 3-oxoacyl-ACP reductase FabG → MSEVNFAGQVALVTGASRGIGAAIAHELAARGLIVIGTATSDQGAAKITAALSGVAGSAAGCRGATLDVNNAAAGEALVDEIVKAHGGVQVLVNNAGITRDMLAMRLKDDDWDAVLDTNLKAVFRMSRTVIRPMMKQRYGRIISITSVVGASGNPGQANYAAAKAGVAGMTRALARELGSRNITVNCVAPGFIETDMTAALPEEQQKALLGQIPLGHLGKPADIAHAVAYLASPQAAYVTGQELHVNGGMFMS
- the fabD gene encoding ACP S-malonyltransferase — protein: MKKFAFVFPGQGSQSVGMMDAWGEHPAMLETLREASDALGEDVARLIKEGPKDALALTTNTQPVMLVAGVAAWRVWRAEGGALPSVMAGHSLGEYSALVASGVLTLAQAAPLVRFRAAAMQEAVPVGTGAMAAILGLDSAKVITGCAEAQATFGAGSVEVVEAVNFNDPAQTVIAGSKAAVDKACEVLKAHGAKRALLLPVSAPFHSSLMKPAAEKLREKLAATSMAAPQIPVINNIDVSVVTHVEAIRDALYRQAFGPVRWVECVRAIKDQGITTLVECGPGKVLAGMVKRIDAELSGVSLYDPATLADVRTLLA
- a CDS encoding beta-ketoacyl-ACP synthase III, which gives rise to MTRFARITGTGSSLPPQRLSNADMVELLARRGVETSDQWIVERTGIRARHFAAEGVFASDLAADACRRAMSAAGVASGDIDLIIVATSTPDMVFPSTAAILQHKLGIAGCPVFDVQAVCSGFIYALTVADALIRTGSAHKALVVGAEVFSRILDFNDRTTCVLFGDGAGAVVLEASETPGILSTDIHADGKHTGILCVPGHVSGGSVLGDPLLKMDGQAVFKLAVGVLEDTARAVLDKAGKTAADIDWLVPHQANIRIMQSTARKLKLSMDKVVVTVDEHGNTSAASIPLALDHAVRGGQVKKGDTLLLEGVGGGFTWGAVLLDL
- the plsX gene encoding phosphate acyltransferase PlsX yields the protein MITVAVDCMGGDVGPAATLPACAAFLASHPQARLLLVGKPDDFAPWPQVLGDARCRVIAASEVVAMDDPVEVALRRKKDSSMRVAIQQVKDGAAQAVVSAGNTGALMAIARYVLKTLDGIDRPAIASQLPNARGGATTVLDLGANVDCTPEHLLQFAVMGSALVVAITGRPEPTVGLLNVGGEIIKGSEIIKKTGVLLRNAASMGDLNFFGNVEGNDIFKGTTDIVVCDGFVGNVALKASEGVATMLAGFIKDEFSRSWLTKLAAICAYPVLSAFKKRADYRRYNGAALLGLRGLVFKSHGSADAFAFEQALCRAYDAAHNNLLDNVRERIAHAAPLIAAGSASGEFKSISTL
- the rpmF gene encoding 50S ribosomal protein L32 gives rise to the protein MAVQQNKKSPSKRGMHRSHNALNVPGIAVEPTTGEVHLRHHISPNGFYRGRQVLKNKSEA
- a CDS encoding YceD family protein; protein product: MKANPKMAWNADRLDVRAFAQAGAHLQIDDPLTRFERLSDEQHGMADQVPAQRVRWRAQGELRPHATGGAPAVWLHLQADAAVSLTCQRCLGPVDVPLTVDRWFRFVVDEATASAEDDDCDEDVLALEPRPSLYELLEDELLMELPLVPMHETCPVPVVMQVADPAVAATDEEPERKNPFAELARLKK